A stretch of the Desulfobacter sp. genome encodes the following:
- a CDS encoding sodium:calcium symporter, translating to MVMVWRLNAVEKKGFEGTLVMPYCSGFANLAFAFVMGRTNGPSSLVLENCMVNNVTNLTLILGLCALFTGTHLNKKSKAPQERISYFSLVLTIIGLLFFTGAVYTLSRDKVLDFSDGLMLCGLFLFWQIIHIFELLKTNVGKNNTLTPSLIADLILAGLVAWACLHSIEGLVAWVTTHEKGLLSLKYLGLLSGILMVIPNGLLAFYYSARARSDIAYSSQMGDCHICIPLCIGLYALFTPINLPESFLPGMVAILGAGCVHLIFTILLGKIPRIIGAGLAVGYFVFVFKGFIQL from the coding sequence ATGGTCATGGTCTGGCGCCTGAATGCCGTTGAAAAAAAAGGGTTTGAAGGCACCCTGGTCATGCCCTATTGTTCCGGATTTGCCAACCTTGCCTTTGCCTTTGTCATGGGACGGACCAACGGCCCCAGCAGTCTTGTGCTTGAAAACTGCATGGTCAACAATGTTACCAACCTCACCCTGATCCTGGGCCTCTGCGCCCTGTTTACCGGAACCCACCTGAACAAAAAGTCCAAAGCCCCCCAGGAGCGAATCTCCTATTTTTCCCTTGTACTGACCATCATCGGCCTGCTTTTTTTCACCGGGGCCGTGTATACCCTTTCCAGGGACAAGGTTCTTGATTTTTCCGACGGACTCATGCTTTGCGGCCTGTTTTTATTCTGGCAGATCATTCATATCTTTGAGTTGCTCAAGACCAACGTTGGAAAAAACAACACCCTGACCCCCAGCCTGATTGCTGACCTTATCCTTGCAGGCCTGGTCGCCTGGGCCTGCCTTCACAGTATCGAAGGGCTGGTCGCCTGGGTGACAACCCATGAAAAAGGGCTGTTGTCCCTAAAATACCTGGGCCTTTTAAGCGGGATTCTCATGGTCATCCCCAATGGTCTGCTGGCCTTTTACTATTCAGCCAGGGCAAGATCTGATATTGCCTATTCATCACAGATGGGGGACTGCCATATCTGCATTCCCCTGTGCATCGGCCTTTATGCCCTGTTTACCCCCATAAATCTGCCAGAAAGTTTTCTGCCCGGGATGGTTGCCATTCTCGGGGCAGGATGTGTTCATCTGATCTTTACCATTCTTTTAGGAAAAATCCCCCGGATCATCGGCGCCGGCCTGGCCGTGGGATATTTTGTCTTTGTTTTCAAAGGATTTATCCAGCTATAA
- the nrfD gene encoding polysulfide reductase NrfD: MLEIAIKGSKTYWLWIVFLLAVMGAGALVYVDQFVNGLQITGMNRDVSWGFYIANFTFLVGVAAGGVMVVIPYYLHNYEKFHRITILGEFLAVASLIMCLLFIVVDLGQPIRMLNVLLYPTPHSMLFYDMLVLNGYLFLNIVVGWKVLEAERNQVEPVWWTKPLVYLSIPFAIGIHTVTAYLYCGLPGRGYWLTAILAPRFLASAFAAGPAFLIILCYIIKKFTKFDPGWEAIQTLSKIVCWAIIANLFFFACECFVVYYSGIPSHKAHIGYLLFGYHGYNMMVPWMWSALALMTLGAIFLIIPKLRNNKTLLPITCAMIFFGAWIDKALGMIAGGFVPSPLHHVTEYAPTGKEMMISLAVYATGFFVLTILFKLATTVKEEVRG, translated from the coding sequence ATGCTTGAGATAGCTATTAAAGGAAGTAAAACTTATTGGTTATGGATAGTCTTTCTGCTCGCCGTCATGGGAGCAGGCGCCCTGGTATATGTTGACCAGTTCGTGAACGGTCTGCAGATCACCGGCATGAACCGGGATGTATCCTGGGGATTTTATATTGCCAACTTCACCTTCCTGGTCGGCGTGGCTGCAGGGGGGGTTATGGTTGTCATTCCCTATTATCTTCACAATTATGAAAAATTTCACAGAATCACCATTTTAGGTGAATTTCTGGCCGTGGCCTCCTTGATCATGTGCCTGTTGTTCATCGTGGTCGATCTGGGTCAGCCCATCCGTATGCTCAATGTGCTGCTCTACCCCACCCCCCACTCCATGCTCTTTTATGACATGCTTGTTCTCAACGGGTATCTATTTTTGAACATTGTCGTGGGCTGGAAGGTGCTGGAAGCCGAGAGAAATCAGGTGGAACCGGTCTGGTGGACCAAACCGCTGGTCTATCTTTCCATCCCCTTTGCCATTGGGATCCATACGGTCACGGCCTATCTTTACTGCGGCCTTCCGGGACGCGGCTATTGGCTGACCGCCATTTTGGCCCCCAGATTTCTGGCCTCTGCCTTTGCAGCGGGTCCGGCATTTTTGATTATCCTCTGCTATATCATCAAAAAATTCACCAAGTTTGATCCGGGCTGGGAAGCCATTCAGACCTTGTCCAAAATTGTCTGCTGGGCCATCATTGCCAATTTGTTCTTCTTTGCCTGTGAATGTTTTGTGGTTTACTACTCAGGAATCCCGAGTCATAAAGCCCATATCGGCTACCTGCTCTTCGGCTACCACGGTTACAACATGATGGTTCCCTGGATGTGGTCTGCCCTGGCCCTGATGACCCTGGGTGCTATTTTCCTGATCATTCCAAAATTAAGAAACAACAAAACCCTGCTGCCCATCACCTGCGCCATGATTTTCTTTGGTGCCTGGATTGACAAGGCTTTAGGGATGATTGCCGGCGGTTTTGTTCCCTCGCCTCTGCACCATGTGACGGAATACGCCCCCACCGGCAAAGAAATGATGATCTCCCTGGCCGTATACGCCACGGGATTTTTTGTACTGACCATTTTGTTCAAACTGGCAACCACAGTTAAAGAAGAGGTTCGCGGTTAA
- a CDS encoding 4Fe-4S dicluster domain-containing protein gives MMEKSRRSFLKVAGIAAIGIGAAPAINFAASDSHGAAHAVKAKNHEALHAHRWGMVIDTNKLNEEVAEAVREACHKAHNVPDFNHEVDEEKFPNTRPVNHHQDIKWIWEEHFHSAFPDKEDEFLAERFKHLPFLVTCNHCKEAPCVQACPTQATFKREDGIVLMDYHRCIGCRFCMAACPYGSRSFNFRDPRPFIEETDPDFPTRTKGVIEKCNLCAERLARGEQPHCVEASEGAIVVGDLEDPESEIRELLNEHYSIRRKQSLGTEPSVYYIV, from the coding sequence ATGATGGAAAAGAGCAGAAGAAGCTTTCTTAAAGTAGCGGGGATTGCTGCCATTGGAATAGGTGCTGCTCCGGCAATTAACTTTGCCGCATCTGATTCTCATGGCGCGGCCCATGCGGTGAAAGCCAAGAACCACGAAGCCCTTCACGCCCACCGCTGGGGCATGGTAATTGATACCAACAAGCTGAACGAAGAAGTAGCCGAGGCCGTCAGAGAGGCCTGCCACAAAGCCCATAATGTCCCGGATTTCAACCATGAGGTGGACGAGGAAAAATTTCCCAACACCCGTCCTGTAAATCACCACCAGGATATCAAATGGATCTGGGAAGAACATTTTCATTCTGCCTTTCCGGACAAGGAAGATGAATTTTTAGCTGAACGTTTCAAACATCTTCCCTTTCTGGTCACCTGCAACCATTGCAAAGAGGCGCCCTGCGTTCAGGCATGCCCCACCCAGGCCACCTTTAAAAGGGAAGACGGGATTGTTCTGATGGACTATCACCGCTGCATCGGCTGCAGGTTCTGTATGGCTGCCTGCCCTTACGGATCCAGAAGTTTCAACTTCAGGGATCCAAGGCCGTTTATCGAAGAAACCGATCCGGACTTCCCCACACGGACCAAGGGGGTGATTGAAAAATGCAACCTGTGCGCCGAACGCCTGGCCAGAGGCGAGCAGCCCCATTGTGTAGAGGCCAGCGAAGGTGCCATTGTTGTGGGTGATCTGGAAGATCCCGAATCTGAAATCCGGGAACTTCTTAACGAACATTATTCAATCAGACGTAAACAATCCCTGGGCACAGAGCCCAGTGTTTACTACATCGTTTAA
- the dsrJ gene encoding sulfate reduction electron transfer complex DsrMKJOP subunit DsrJ yields the protein MSKNYIIAGLAVFVIAVLSPFWFNMATETMAAPKPELLGKAKAEKKCVLDKYEMRANHMSLLDEWRDSVVRDADRKYTGANGHTFNMSLSTGDNSCLGCHEDKAKFCDSCHDYASVSPYCWECHTNPKEIQ from the coding sequence ATGAGTAAAAATTATATAATTGCCGGGCTTGCGGTCTTTGTTATCGCTGTCCTCTCCCCCTTCTGGTTTAATATGGCCACCGAGACCATGGCCGCTCCTAAACCCGAACTTTTGGGCAAAGCCAAGGCAGAAAAAAAATGCGTCCTGGACAAATACGAGATGAGAGCCAACCACATGTCCCTTTTGGATGAATGGCGGGATTCTGTGGTCAGAGATGCAGACCGGAAATACACAGGTGCCAACGGACATACCTTTAATATGAGTCTGTCCACAGGTGATAACTCCTGCCTGGGATGCCATGAAGACAAAGCCAAATTCTGTGATTCCTGCCATGACTATGCGTCTGTCAGCCCCTACTGCTGGGAATGTCACACAAACCCCAAGGAGATTCAATGA
- a CDS encoding (Fe-S)-binding protein has translation MVDELTPDEALDKIDYAPKSTSEPSNWLDTTKSVQIRPGMYCYAAKPESVETLGLPNAREWNPLDDDWKLPENWKEILHNGIKERLEKFRTFKIFMDVCVRCGACADKCHFFLGTGDPKNMPVLRAELLRSVYRNDFTTAGKILKKLPGGQRLNGARDLDLDVLKEMWYYFFQCTECRRCSVFCPYGIDTAEITIMGRELLNLIGLNIDWIATPVSNCYQTGNHLGIQPHAFKDMLDFFVEDIEDITGVNCEPSYQKKGADILFVTPSGDVFADPGTYTCQGYLILFKYLKDKYGLDVTWSTYASEGGNFGFFTSHETMKRLNAKMYAEAKRLGVKWILGGECGHMWRVIHQYMDTMNGPADFMEVPVNPITGTVFENAASTKMVHITEFTADLIKHGKLELDKSRNANRIVTFHDSCNPARGMGLLDEPRYVIKNVVDNFYEMPPNTIREQTFCCGSGAGLNAGENMELRMAGALPRANALKHVHEKYGVNTLATICAIDRAALSTLCEYWVPEAEVYGVHELVGNALILPGEKDRTEDLRMEPLPGMEEESDE, from the coding sequence ATGGTTGACGAACTTACACCGGATGAAGCATTAGACAAAATAGACTATGCTCCCAAGTCCACATCTGAGCCGTCCAACTGGCTGGACACCACCAAGTCCGTTCAGATCAGACCGGGGATGTACTGTTATGCGGCAAAGCCTGAAAGTGTAGAAACACTTGGCCTGCCCAATGCCAGGGAATGGAACCCCCTGGATGACGACTGGAAGCTTCCTGAAAACTGGAAAGAAATTCTCCACAATGGCATCAAGGAACGGCTGGAGAAATTTCGGACCTTTAAAATCTTCATGGATGTCTGTGTCCGCTGCGGCGCCTGCGCTGACAAATGCCACTTTTTTTTGGGCACAGGAGATCCTAAAAACATGCCGGTCCTCAGGGCCGAGCTGCTCAGGTCCGTCTACAGGAATGATTTTACCACCGCCGGCAAGATCCTGAAAAAACTGCCCGGCGGACAGCGCCTCAACGGTGCCCGTGACCTGGATTTGGATGTGCTCAAAGAGATGTGGTACTACTTTTTCCAGTGCACTGAGTGCCGCCGCTGTTCCGTGTTCTGCCCCTACGGCATTGATACGGCTGAAATCACCATCATGGGCCGGGAACTTTTAAATCTGATCGGCCTGAACATTGACTGGATCGCAACGCCTGTTTCCAACTGTTACCAGACCGGAAACCATTTAGGGATTCAGCCCCATGCCTTTAAAGACATGCTGGATTTCTTTGTGGAGGATATTGAAGATATCACAGGGGTCAACTGTGAGCCCTCCTACCAGAAAAAAGGGGCGGACATCCTTTTTGTCACACCCTCTGGTGATGTATTTGCCGATCCGGGCACTTACACCTGTCAAGGGTATCTCATCCTGTTCAAATACCTCAAAGACAAATACGGACTGGATGTGACCTGGTCCACCTATGCATCCGAGGGCGGAAACTTTGGTTTTTTCACCTCCCATGAGACCATGAAACGGCTCAACGCCAAAATGTATGCCGAGGCCAAACGCCTGGGCGTCAAATGGATCCTTGGCGGGGAATGCGGCCATATGTGGCGGGTGATTCACCAATACATGGATACCATGAACGGCCCTGCCGATTTCATGGAGGTCCCTGTGAACCCCATCACAGGAACGGTATTTGAAAATGCCGCCTCCACCAAGATGGTCCACATCACTGAGTTCACCGCCGATTTGATCAAACACGGCAAGCTGGAACTTGACAAAAGCCGGAATGCAAATCGCATTGTCACCTTTCACGATTCCTGCAACCCGGCCCGGGGCATGGGCCTTTTGGACGAACCCAGGTACGTGATCAAAAATGTGGTGGACAACTTCTATGAAATGCCGCCCAACACCATCCGTGAGCAGACCTTTTGCTGCGGTTCAGGCGCCGGTCTCAATGCCGGTGAAAACATGGAACTGAGAATGGCAGGGGCGCTTCCCCGCGCCAATGCCCTCAAGCATGTTCATGAAAAATACGGTGTCAACACCCTGGCCACCATCTGCGCCATTGACAGGGCAGCCCTGTCCACTCTCTGCGAATACTGGGTGCCCGAGGCTGAAGTTTACGGTGTTCATGAACTGGTGGGCAACGCCTTGATTCTCCCGGGTGAAAAGGACAGAACCGAGGATCTGAGAATGGAACCCTTACCGGGCATGGAGGAGGAATCAGATGAGTAA
- the dsrM gene encoding sulfate reduction electron transfer complex DsrMKJOP subunit DsrM produces the protein MNQRYLIPLTAVFLLFLVAYTGVEGAGLQVVFGVVFPYMAVAAFLVGFVLKVMGWASSAVPFRIPTTCGQQKSLPWVKQNCIDNPNTSAGVFVRMVLEIFLFRSLFRNTKAAFNRNASNRLSYSWEIFLWLGALAFHYSFLVVLLRHFRFFTSPVPTCLKWLEYADGIVQIGLPGLFISGVVLLAAALFLLGRRIFDAKVNYISQAADYFPLFLIIGIAATGISMRYFTKVDIVGIKELTMGLVTFAPVIPEGVGGLFYAHVFMVSVLFAYFPASKLMHMGGVFLSPTRNMANNTRAKRHVNPWNYDVDIHTYEQYEDHFREKMIEAGLPVDKKE, from the coding sequence ATGAATCAAAGGTACTTGATCCCCCTTACAGCTGTTTTTCTGCTTTTCCTAGTGGCCTATACAGGGGTTGAGGGAGCAGGGCTTCAGGTGGTCTTTGGGGTGGTTTTTCCCTACATGGCGGTTGCTGCATTCCTCGTCGGCTTTGTTCTCAAAGTCATGGGATGGGCATCATCTGCCGTGCCGTTCAGGATTCCGACAACCTGCGGCCAGCAGAAGTCTCTGCCATGGGTAAAACAAAACTGCATTGACAATCCAAATACATCAGCCGGCGTTTTTGTCCGCATGGTTCTGGAAATTTTTCTTTTCAGATCTTTGTTTCGGAACACAAAAGCCGCGTTTAACCGGAATGCATCCAACAGGCTCTCCTATTCCTGGGAAATTTTCCTATGGTTAGGGGCCCTGGCCTTCCATTATTCTTTTCTGGTGGTTCTGCTCAGGCATTTCAGGTTTTTCACATCTCCTGTACCCACTTGCCTTAAATGGCTGGAGTACGCTGACGGCATCGTTCAAATCGGCCTTCCCGGTCTTTTCATCTCCGGTGTGGTTCTTTTGGCAGCCGCTCTTTTTCTTCTGGGGCGCAGAATCTTTGATGCAAAGGTCAACTATATTTCCCAGGCAGCGGATTATTTCCCCTTGTTTTTGATCATCGGCATTGCTGCCACCGGGATTTCCATGCGGTATTTTACCAAGGTGGACATCGTCGGGATCAAAGAGCTGACCATGGGCCTTGTCACCTTTGCCCCTGTCATCCCCGAAGGGGTGGGCGGTCTGTTTTACGCCCATGTATTCATGGTCTCTGTCCTTTTTGCCTATTTTCCGGCATCCAAGCTCATGCACATGGGCGGGGTCTTCTTGAGCCCCACCAGAAACATGGCCAACAACACCCGGGCCAAACGGCATGTAAATCCCTGGAACTATGATGTGGACATCCATACCTATGAACAGTATGAAGATCACTTCAGAGAAAAAATGATTGAAGCCGGGCTGCCGGTGGATAAGAAGGAGTAA
- a CDS encoding RsbRD N-terminal domain-containing protein: MKQTIKKNRDQILERWFRATIDTYPAQSAKILGKNANRFDNPVGAVTREGLEDVLNLITGKFDRESLEQALDPLIRIRTVQSFDAADAVSFIFALKEIGENIIDPSHAKEFDRLVDAIALAGFNKLLKCKQDLFLLKATESKRRIHSAFERAGLVKELKEEDLLGSFKS; encoded by the coding sequence TTGAAACAGACAATTAAAAAGAATCGGGACCAGATCCTTGAGCGCTGGTTCCGTGCGACTATTGACACCTACCCTGCCCAAAGTGCAAAAATTCTGGGAAAAAACGCCAACCGCTTTGACAACCCTGTGGGAGCGGTCACCCGGGAAGGCCTTGAAGATGTCTTAAACCTGATCACGGGTAAATTTGACCGGGAAAGCCTTGAACAAGCACTTGATCCTTTGATCCGAATCCGGACGGTCCAGTCCTTTGATGCAGCAGATGCGGTCAGCTTTATCTTTGCCTTAAAAGAGATCGGTGAAAACATCATTGATCCGTCTCATGCAAAAGAGTTTGACCGGCTGGTGGACGCCATTGCCCTGGCAGGGTTCAATAAACTATTAAAATGTAAGCAAGATCTTTTCCTTTTAAAGGCCACTGAAAGCAAGAGACGCATCCACAGTGCCTTTGAAAGGGCAGGTTTAGTCAAGGAGCTTAAAGAAGAGGATCTTTTGGGCTCTTTCAAATCTTAA
- a CDS encoding acyloxyacyl hydrolase, translated as MKKSIFVLICLVFLSSSVMAQDSSGFGLSLGYGQSQDNVDIYRIGLVKKWGVTWLKNSTGYLDGYFELSYNHWDGGDKNINAVALSPVFLYAFNPNDSNWYPYIEGGIGIAYLDEYFIKDRNLSSNLQFEDRIGLGLRYDNFDLSARYMHYSNASLKQPNNGIDIFIGSLAWYF; from the coding sequence ATGAAAAAATCGATTTTTGTACTTATCTGTCTGGTCTTTCTCAGCAGCAGTGTTATGGCTCAGGATTCTTCGGGGTTCGGGCTCTCCTTGGGTTACGGCCAGAGTCAGGACAATGTTGACATCTACCGCATCGGCCTGGTTAAAAAATGGGGGGTTACCTGGCTGAAAAACAGCACCGGATACCTGGACGGTTATTTTGAGCTTTCCTACAACCACTGGGACGGCGGGGATAAAAACATCAATGCCGTGGCCCTGTCTCCGGTTTTTTTATATGCTTTTAATCCCAATGACTCCAATTGGTACCCTTATATAGAGGGCGGCATCGGCATTGCCTATCTTGATGAGTATTTTATTAAGGACAGGAATCTGTCATCCAACCTCCAGTTTGAAGACCGGATCGGCCTGGGCCTGCGCTATGACAATTTTGATCTGAGTGCAAGGTATATGCATTATTCCAATGCCTCCTTAAAACAGCCCAACAACGGCATTGACATTTTTATCGGATCCCTTGCCTGGTATTTTTAA
- a CDS encoding sulfotransferase, with protein sequence MKLILIAGSWGSGTTAVIGALNSMGVQTLGPYFESSDPKTKNTFELMSFRNLIHAYVDEATLKHKDNYQNKFIPALKKYRLTLEQQTRTENNKIPKVIALKMPLASICLPQICSVFKTKIILVHRNFTQIEACRRRRNWPPLYGAFGARSIYNKIFIDLIEHKLSFLGISYHDFVNNKRASLEKIIEFGGLQAFQENLKNGEDFIRTPRINPAKNNA encoded by the coding sequence ATGAAATTAATTCTAATTGCAGGTTCGTGGGGAAGCGGGACCACTGCCGTTATCGGCGCACTGAACAGCATGGGGGTTCAGACTTTGGGGCCCTATTTTGAATCTTCGGATCCAAAAACAAAAAACACCTTTGAGCTGATGTCATTTCGGAACCTGATTCATGCCTACGTGGATGAGGCAACCTTAAAGCACAAGGATAATTATCAAAATAAATTTATCCCTGCATTGAAAAAATACCGGTTAACACTTGAGCAGCAAACCAGGACTGAAAACAACAAAATCCCAAAAGTCATTGCCTTAAAAATGCCCCTGGCCTCTATTTGCCTTCCCCAAATCTGCTCTGTATTTAAAACCAAAATAATTCTGGTTCATCGAAATTTCACGCAGATCGAAGCCTGCCGGCGGCGACGGAACTGGCCTCCCTTGTATGGTGCATTCGGCGCCAGATCCATTTATAACAAAATCTTTATTGACCTTATCGAGCATAAGCTTTCTTTTCTTGGAATCAGTTACCATGATTTTGTGAACAACAAGAGAGCCTCTTTGGAAAAAATCATCGAATTTGGCGGTCTCCAGGCCTTCCAAGAAAATCTGAAAAACGGAGAAGATTTTATTCGAACTCCCCGGATAAATCCCGCAAAAAATAACGCATGA
- a CDS encoding arginine--tRNA ligase gives MKTKIREMVLGAALHAFEQGLLPSDLVPEMEIETPKHEGQGDFSTNFAMVSAKNQKMAPRKIAQAVVDSMAYKGGMDKVIEKVEIAGLGFINFFLSAKAWHPVIDQVLKEDERFGASDMGKKEKVQVEFVSANPTGPLHVGHGRGAAVGDSVGNILSFAGFDVQKEYYINDSGRQIRTLGTSVWLRLLQGQGREVTFPEDCYQGDYIKDLAQKVLDEEGSALLEMEEAQGIDVCARFAAQKILGGIRADLEDFGVIFDHWFSEQSLYDSGRVPAAIESFKDKDLIYEKDGALWFRTEDFGDEKDRVVVRNNGLTTYFASDIAYHDEKYERGFDRVIDVWGADHHGYIKRIDAAVVATGRKSEQFEVILVQLVNLLRNGSPVQMSTRAGEFVTLKDIVDEVGRDAARFMFLSRSYDSGLDFDLELAKEKSSDNPVYYVQYVHARITGILVKAKQEGLIEDIEFSSGRYLSRLVQDEELNLIKQMAGFQEQVEKSAATLHPHVIFTYLLSLASAFHAYYNKHKVITEDVELSNSRLSLVLAVKKVIRNGLALLGVSAPERM, from the coding sequence ATGAAAACAAAAATCAGAGAAATGGTGCTTGGCGCGGCCTTGCATGCATTTGAACAGGGACTTTTGCCTTCGGACCTTGTGCCTGAAATGGAGATCGAAACCCCAAAGCACGAAGGTCAGGGGGATTTTTCAACCAACTTTGCCATGGTCTCTGCCAAGAATCAGAAAATGGCGCCCCGAAAAATTGCCCAGGCTGTTGTGGATTCAATGGCCTACAAGGGCGGCATGGACAAGGTCATTGAAAAGGTGGAGATTGCCGGGCTCGGGTTTATTAATTTCTTTTTGTCTGCCAAGGCATGGCATCCGGTGATTGACCAGGTCCTGAAAGAGGATGAGCGATTTGGCGCCTCGGATATGGGGAAAAAGGAAAAGGTTCAGGTTGAATTTGTCTCTGCCAATCCTACAGGCCCCCTTCACGTGGGGCATGGCCGTGGTGCTGCCGTGGGAGATTCCGTCGGTAATATCCTTTCCTTTGCCGGGTTTGATGTTCAAAAAGAGTATTATATCAATGATTCAGGCCGGCAGATCCGTACCCTGGGCACCTCGGTCTGGCTTCGGCTTTTACAGGGCCAGGGCCGGGAGGTCACATTTCCTGAAGATTGCTACCAGGGCGATTATATAAAGGACCTTGCCCAAAAGGTGTTGGACGAAGAGGGCAGCGCCCTTTTGGAGATGGAAGAGGCCCAGGGTATTGATGTCTGTGCCAGGTTTGCCGCCCAAAAAATTCTTGGCGGGATCCGGGCGGATCTTGAGGATTTCGGGGTGATATTTGACCATTGGTTCAGCGAGCAAAGCCTTTACGATTCCGGCCGGGTGCCCGCTGCCATTGAAAGCTTTAAAGATAAAGACCTGATCTATGAAAAGGACGGGGCCCTCTGGTTTCGGACCGAAGATTTTGGGGATGAAAAAGACCGGGTGGTGGTGAGAAACAACGGGCTGACCACCTATTTTGCCTCGGACATCGCCTATCATGATGAAAAATACGAGCGGGGGTTTGACCGGGTCATTGATGTCTGGGGCGCGGATCATCACGGATATATCAAGCGGATCGATGCCGCCGTTGTGGCCACGGGCCGGAAAAGCGAACAATTTGAGGTGATCCTGGTCCAGTTGGTCAACCTGCTTCGAAACGGCAGCCCCGTGCAGATGTCCACCAGGGCCGGGGAATTTGTCACCCTCAAGGATATTGTGGACGAGGTGGGCAGGGATGCGGCAAGGTTCATGTTTTTAAGCCGGAGCTATGATTCCGGCCTGGATTTTGACCTGGAGCTGGCCAAGGAGAAAAGCTCGGATAATCCTGTGTACTACGTTCAATACGTTCATGCCCGGATCACGGGAATTCTTGTCAAGGCAAAGCAAGAGGGACTGATAGAGGATATTGAGTTTTCTTCGGGCCGGTATTTATCCCGCCTTGTTCAGGATGAAGAGTTGAATCTGATTAAGCAAATGGCCGGGTTTCAAGAACAGGTGGAAAAAAGTGCTGCCACCCTTCATCCCCATGTGATTTTTACCTATCTTTTGTCTTTGGCATCGGCATTTCATGCCTATTACAACAAGCATAAGGTGATTACCGAAGATGTTGAGCTGTCCAATTCAAGGCTCAGCCTTGTTCTGGCCGTGAAAAAAGTCATTCGAAACGGTCTTGCACTTTTGGGCGTATCTGCACCGGAAAGAATGTAA
- a CDS encoding SPOR domain-containing protein codes for MVKGIIKYGLYFFAGLWIFILGVMVGRGNPPFSFDTRGFQARLETIAKASGSRAPAGEKMDLKFYDALNNPVRHEVKGRPEKSGEIIPSTEKPMPVRPRAADQAILVKLSRKKATLNRGAGSGQAFQEQIKSKKTPVKTGIKPVKKPIVSKKSPLPEKSSQPLKTAQKEDPRAVEARKTQSKGGYTIQVAAYKAFKDAVTHMAALEKKGVASYRVRGKKDGKTWYRVRTGAFADYDTAAARLKELKQAKIDGMIIKKEER; via the coding sequence GTGGTCAAAGGCATTATAAAATACGGGCTTTATTTTTTTGCAGGGCTTTGGATCTTTATTCTGGGTGTGATGGTGGGCCGTGGAAACCCACCGTTCAGTTTTGATACCAGAGGATTTCAGGCTCGACTGGAAACCATTGCCAAGGCGTCTGGAAGTCGAGCGCCTGCCGGTGAAAAAATGGATCTTAAATTTTATGATGCCCTGAACAATCCGGTCCGCCACGAGGTGAAGGGGCGGCCTGAAAAATCAGGAGAAATTATTCCCTCCACTGAAAAGCCGATGCCTGTCCGGCCCAGGGCGGCTGACCAGGCGATTCTTGTCAAGCTGAGCCGAAAAAAAGCCACCCTGAATCGGGGGGCCGGATCAGGGCAGGCCTTTCAAGAACAAATTAAATCAAAAAAAACGCCTGTTAAAACCGGAATTAAACCCGTAAAAAAACCTATTGTTTCAAAAAAGAGTCCTTTGCCTGAAAAATCATCACAACCTTTAAAAACAGCCCAAAAAGAAGATCCCCGGGCGGTTGAAGCCCGAAAAACCCAATCTAAGGGAGGGTACACCATCCAGGTGGCGGCTTATAAGGCCTTTAAAGATGCGGTCACCCACATGGCAGCCCTGGAAAAAAAAGGGGTGGCCTCCTATCGGGTCCGGGGCAAAAAGGACGGGAAAACCTGGTACCGGGTGAGGACCGGGGCCTTTGCCGATTATGATACGGCAGCCGCCCGGCTTAAAGAGTTAAAACAGGCAAAGATAGACGGCATGATCATTAAAAAGGAAGAAAGATGA
- the gatC gene encoding Asp-tRNA(Asn)/Glu-tRNA(Gln) amidotransferase subunit GatC, with amino-acid sequence MKISKDEIEKIALLARLDIDEDLKETLSGQLSHILDYIDTLQSVDVDGVTPVSGAAFMNNVLREDEVVPSPGPDVTLANAPERDDDFYVVPRVVK; translated from the coding sequence ATGAAGATATCAAAGGATGAAATTGAGAAGATTGCCCTTCTGGCCCGTCTGGACATTGACGAAGATCTCAAGGAGACCTTGTCCGGCCAGTTGAGCCATATCCTGGATTATATTGATACCCTGCAGTCTGTGGATGTTGACGGGGTGACCCCGGTCTCTGGTGCGGCCTTTATGAACAATGTGCTCAGGGAGGATGAGGTCGTGCCTTCTCCAGGCCCTGATGTCACCCTGGCCAATGCCCCGGAACGGGATGATGATTTTTATGTGGTGCCCAGGGTGGTAAAATAA